The stretch of DNA GTAGAAGTAGAGTGGAGTAGTGGCGCCTGGTATCCGGCTACCATTGTGGATGTCAGTGACAGCCAGTTTAAAGTACACCTTGATGGCGACGGCGCAAATACCAGCCGGGACCAATGGATATTTAAAACCAAGGGCATCATACGGTCTGCTAAAACAGCTGCCCGCCCCGCAACAGCTACTGCTACGCCTACTGCCACCGCAGCGGCTTCTAGGCCAGTAGCTACACCCGTAGCAGCGCAAAGGAAACAGCCTGCCAGCAGTAAACGGGTAGAGGTGAATGAGAGTGGCCACTGGTATAAAGCAACCGTGCTGGAGCAAAAAGGCGATTTATCCAGGGTTCATTTTGATGGCTACGGTAGCGCTGATGATAAATGGGTGCACCGCTCCTACATCCGCAGCCTCACCGAGAACGGCTCGGCCGTAACAGTTAACTGCTCGTTTACACCACCTCCTGGCACCTTTACTAATAGCTCGCCGGCATCAGATGCCTTGTTTAAAAA from Hymenobacter taeanensis encodes:
- a CDS encoding agenet domain-containing protein yields the protein MKPYLLFVLLLGCYTSLAQGFQRGSKVEVEWSSGAWYPATIVDVSDSQFKVHLDGDGANTSRDQWIFKTKGIIRSAKTAARPATATATPTATAAASRPVATPVAAQRKQPASSKRVEVNESGHWYKATVLEQKGDLSRVHFDGYGSADDKWVHRSYIRSLTENGSAVTVNCSFTPPPGTFTNSSPASDALFKKEVYDWYNRLANGTLTRPSRIGVVFTYFSRGAAYQNTVTNVPGRGATRKHDGAPANATIYPVKMTFHVCEDYNGTISQKQVNSDFSFFIDRDGAWTCSKDN